One Azospirillum sp. B510 genomic window carries:
- a CDS encoding fasciclin domain-containing protein, whose translation MKKVATVAIATLLFAGCANAAMEKMVGGAPMYPTKTIVENASQSKDHTTLVAAVKAAGLVDTLNGKGPFTVFAPTNEAFAALPAGTVDTLLKPENKGQLTKVLTYHVIPGKLDARTLVADIKKGNGKAMLKTVEGMPLTFTQSGDAVMVADASGTMARVTIADVEQSNGVVHVIDKVLLPK comes from the coding sequence ATGAAGAAGGTTGCCACCGTGGCGATCGCCACCCTTCTTTTCGCCGGTTGTGCCAATGCCGCCATGGAAAAGATGGTCGGCGGCGCGCCGATGTACCCGACCAAGACCATCGTCGAGAACGCATCCCAGTCCAAGGACCACACCACGCTGGTCGCCGCCGTCAAGGCCGCCGGGCTGGTCGATACGCTGAACGGCAAGGGGCCCTTCACCGTCTTCGCCCCGACCAACGAGGCCTTCGCCGCCCTGCCCGCCGGCACCGTCGATACCCTGCTGAAGCCCGAGAACAAGGGCCAGCTGACCAAGGTGCTGACCTACCACGTCATTCCCGGCAAGCTGGATGCCAGGACCCTGGTGGCGGACATCAAGAAGGGCAACGGCAAGGCGATGCTGAAGACGGTTGAAGGCATGCCGCTGACCTTCACCCAGTCGGGCGACGCCGTGATGGTCGCCGACGCTTCCGGCACCATGGCCCGCGTCACCATCGCCGACGTCGAACAGTCCAACGGCGTGGTCCATGTCATCGACAAGGTTCTGCTGCCGAAATAA
- a CDS encoding protein phosphatase CheZ produces MTFSAQSAVTEQKHLRQRLDAAFAEAAKPLSRDEVTDIVRNILGSMDGDISATDLRLYKEVVDLAKYIETAKQEIAALQPAEIRDEHIRTATDELDAVIGATEKATFAIFDACDAISAIAGQSEAGASAKLNDQVTAIYEACNFQDITGQRISKVVRTLKHIESKVDMIIAAFGSEVRQNHAPRLAKLAAAEEAEAAVHFEPMSAEEADKQLLHGPQLPGNAMDQDEIDRLLASFD; encoded by the coding sequence ATGACCTTCTCCGCCCAATCCGCCGTGACGGAACAGAAGCACCTGAGACAGCGCCTCGACGCCGCGTTCGCGGAAGCCGCGAAGCCCCTGTCGCGTGATGAGGTGACGGACATCGTCCGCAATATTCTGGGCAGCATGGACGGTGACATCTCGGCCACCGACCTGCGGCTTTACAAGGAAGTTGTCGACCTCGCCAAATACATCGAGACGGCCAAGCAGGAGATCGCGGCCCTTCAGCCGGCCGAGATCCGTGACGAACATATCCGCACCGCCACCGACGAGCTGGATGCGGTGATCGGCGCGACGGAAAAGGCGACCTTCGCCATTTTCGACGCCTGCGACGCGATCAGCGCCATCGCCGGCCAGTCGGAGGCCGGGGCCTCGGCGAAGCTGAACGATCAGGTCACGGCGATCTATGAAGCCTGCAACTTCCAGGACATTACCGGCCAGCGCATCAGCAAGGTGGTGCGGACGCTGAAGCACATCGAATCCAAGGTCGATATGATCATCGCCGCCTTCGGCAGCGAGGTGCGGCAGAACCACGCCCCGCGGTTGGCCAAGCTGGCGGCGGCGGAGGAGGCGGAGGCCGCCGTCCATTTCGAGCCGATGAGTGCGGAGGAGGCGGACAAGCAGCTTCTGCACGGGCCGCAGCTGCCGGGCAACGCCATGGACCAGGACGAGATCGACCGCCTGCTGGCCAGCTTCGACTGA
- a CDS encoding flagellar biosynthetic protein FliQ, protein MNETEVIEICRTSIVTLVIVCGPILVIMMAVGTVISIFQAVTQISEQTLAMVPKVLLVFGLSILLMPFMLSKLTEFFEHEVADRIVAIGVGATDNGGAPFTPGTGVTPAAAPTAAAAGQ, encoded by the coding sequence ATGAACGAGACCGAAGTCATCGAGATTTGCCGCACCTCGATCGTCACGCTGGTGATTGTCTGCGGCCCGATTCTGGTCATCATGATGGCGGTCGGCACGGTCATTTCGATCTTCCAGGCCGTCACCCAGATCAGCGAGCAGACGCTCGCCATGGTGCCGAAGGTTCTTCTGGTGTTCGGTCTCAGCATCCTCCTGATGCCCTTCATGCTGAGCAAGCTGACCGAGTTCTTCGAACATGAGGTCGCCGACCGCATCGTCGCCATCGGCGTCGGCGCCACCGACAATGGCGGAGCCCCCTTCACTCCCGGCACCGGCGTGACGCCGGCCGCCGCACCGACCGCCGCCGCGGCCGGCCAATGA
- a CDS encoding OmpA/MotB family protein, with protein sequence MIRVPGIPNRAGTDDHAGQRKTLWLISFTDLISLMLAFFVLMYSMSEPEAERWTRLAKGVAQSIPAARSTASAPSDRPADPGAAFNAMAVEARAAIDLDYLAALLGSQLRSNVELAVVDVRREDDRVVIRLPGERIFDLTGAAFTPEGRRVLFLLGAVIGRIGNRIELVGHAEHEDSTGGVAWERALTRAVAVSAALRETGYRRDLVARAVMMPVERAGDGLSNGGRLPVDIVVREEGAD encoded by the coding sequence ATGATCCGTGTTCCCGGCATCCCCAACCGCGCGGGGACGGACGATCACGCCGGCCAGCGCAAGACGCTGTGGCTGATCAGCTTCACCGACCTGATCTCCTTGATGCTCGCCTTCTTCGTCCTGATGTATTCGATGAGCGAGCCGGAGGCGGAGCGCTGGACCCGTCTGGCCAAGGGGGTGGCGCAGAGCATTCCCGCCGCGCGGTCGACCGCCAGCGCCCCGTCGGACCGTCCGGCCGATCCCGGTGCCGCCTTCAACGCCATGGCGGTTGAGGCGCGGGCGGCGATCGATCTGGATTATCTGGCGGCATTGCTGGGAAGCCAGCTGCGCTCGAACGTGGAGCTGGCGGTGGTCGATGTGCGGCGCGAGGATGATCGTGTCGTCATCCGCCTGCCGGGGGAGCGGATCTTCGACCTGACCGGTGCCGCCTTCACGCCGGAAGGGCGCCGGGTGCTGTTTCTGCTGGGGGCGGTCATCGGTCGCATCGGCAACCGGATCGAACTGGTCGGCCATGCCGAGCATGAGGATTCGACGGGCGGCGTGGCCTGGGAACGGGCGCTGACGCGGGCGGTCGCCGTTTCCGCCGCGCTGCGCGAAACCGGCTATCGCCGCGATCTGGTGGCGCGGGCGGTGATGATGCCGGTGGAGCGGGCAGGCGATGGGCTATCCAACGGCGGGCGCCTGCCGGTGGACATCGTGGTGCGAGAGGAAGGGGCGGATTGA
- the fliP gene encoding flagellar type III secretion system pore protein FliP (The bacterial flagellar biogenesis protein FliP forms a type III secretion system (T3SS)-type pore required for flagellar assembly.): protein MSPTIANRLRRRWRPLTAGLALALGIGLALGLISGLSAGPALAQSLTFDLGDAGGTATGRIVQTIGLITVLSLAPSILIMMTAFTRIVIVLSFLRNALGVQQVPPTTVMMSLALFLTFFVMAPVFERSYTQGIQPLMNQEIDEMEAFRRTVAPLRDFMLHHTAEKDLRLFMDMARLQNVQEPNDMPLHVLVPAFMISEIKRGFEIGFLLFLPFLIIDMVVSSILMSMGMMMLPPTMVAIPFKIIFFVLVDGWYLIAGSLARSFGTL, encoded by the coding sequence ATGAGCCCGACCATCGCGAACCGACTTCGGCGCCGCTGGAGGCCGCTGACCGCCGGGCTGGCGCTGGCGCTCGGCATCGGTCTGGCGCTGGGCCTGATTTCGGGGTTGAGCGCCGGGCCGGCGCTGGCGCAGAGCCTGACCTTCGACCTGGGCGATGCCGGCGGCACCGCCACCGGCCGCATCGTCCAGACCATCGGCCTGATCACGGTGCTGTCTCTGGCGCCGTCGATCCTGATCATGATGACCGCCTTCACCCGCATCGTCATCGTGCTGTCCTTCCTGCGCAACGCGCTGGGCGTGCAGCAGGTGCCGCCGACCACGGTCATGATGTCGCTGGCGCTGTTCCTGACCTTCTTCGTGATGGCCCCGGTGTTCGAGCGCAGCTACACCCAGGGCATCCAGCCGCTGATGAACCAGGAGATCGACGAGATGGAGGCGTTCCGCCGCACGGTGGCGCCGCTACGCGATTTCATGCTGCACCACACCGCCGAGAAGGATCTGCGCCTGTTCATGGACATGGCCCGTCTCCAGAACGTGCAGGAACCGAACGACATGCCGCTTCATGTCCTGGTTCCGGCCTTCATGATCTCCGAGATCAAGCGCGGATTCGAAATCGGCTTCCTGCTGTTCCTCCCCTTCCTGATCATCGACATGGTGGTGTCGTCCATCCTGATGTCGATGGGCATGATGATGCTGCCGCCGACCATGGTCGCCATCCCGTTCAAAATCATCTTCTTCGTGCTGGTCGACGGGTGGTACCTGATCGCCGGCTCGCTGGCGCGCAGTTTCGGGACGCTCTGA
- the flgC gene encoding flagellar basal body rod protein FlgC, translating into MDLYKSMAVSASGMKAQGTRLKVISENLANASTTAETPGDLPYRRKTVVFKNELDRAMDVDKVRVAKVDVDKSDFQRRYDPSHPSADADGYVLMPNVNSVVEAMDMREAQRSYEANLSAIDTARQMLTRTIDILRT; encoded by the coding sequence ATGGATCTCTACAAGTCGATGGCGGTGTCCGCCTCTGGCATGAAGGCGCAGGGCACCCGTCTCAAGGTCATTTCGGAGAATCTGGCGAACGCCAGCACCACGGCGGAGACGCCGGGCGATCTGCCCTATCGCCGCAAGACGGTGGTCTTCAAGAACGAGCTGGACCGGGCGATGGATGTCGACAAGGTCCGCGTCGCCAAGGTCGATGTGGACAAGAGCGACTTCCAGCGCCGCTATGATCCTTCCCACCCGTCGGCCGATGCCGACGGCTATGTGTTGATGCCGAACGTCAACTCGGTGGTGGAGGCGATGGACATGCGCGAGGCCCAGCGCAGCTATGAAGCCAACCTGTCGGCCATCGATACGGCGCGCCAGATGCTGACCCGGACCATCGACATCCTGCGCACTTGA
- a CDS encoding EscU/YscU/HrcU family type III secretion system export apparatus switch protein codes for MSAHPRPPASPPAGKTQPPARRPVAVALKYQLGTETLPRIVATGKGTVAEQILELAFANGVKVREDADLVEILSAIEVDSDIPVEAIAAVAEILAHVYRANGTLPPDPHPEGGMEEDKP; via the coding sequence TTGTCCGCGCACCCCCGCCCTCCCGCCTCGCCGCCGGCCGGCAAGACGCAGCCCCCCGCCCGGCGCCCGGTCGCGGTCGCGCTGAAATACCAGCTGGGCACGGAGACCTTGCCGCGCATCGTCGCCACCGGCAAGGGAACCGTGGCGGAGCAGATCCTGGAGCTCGCCTTCGCCAATGGGGTGAAGGTGCGCGAGGACGCCGATCTGGTCGAAATCCTGTCCGCCATCGAGGTCGACAGCGACATCCCGGTCGAGGCGATCGCCGCGGTCGCGGAGATCCTGGCCCATGTCTATCGCGCCAACGGCACGCTGCCGCCTGATCCGCATCCGGAGGGCGGCATGGAGGAGGACAAGCCGTGA
- a CDS encoding FliO/MopB family protein codes for MDLDQYIRFLLALVFVVALILVVAWVMRRAGMAGGTVRARARQRRLSVVEALPIDAKRRLILVRRDDREHLVLLGINGDLLIDSAPAAGFDTALATGGEPPAGSEPR; via the coding sequence ATGGATCTCGACCAGTATATCCGTTTCCTCCTGGCGCTCGTCTTCGTCGTGGCGCTCATCCTGGTGGTCGCCTGGGTGATGCGCCGGGCCGGCATGGCGGGCGGCACGGTGCGGGCACGCGCCCGCCAACGCCGGTTGAGCGTGGTGGAGGCGCTGCCGATCGACGCCAAGCGCCGGCTGATCCTGGTCCGCCGCGACGACCGCGAGCATCTGGTCCTGCTGGGCATCAACGGCGACCTGCTGATCGACAGCGCTCCGGCCGCCGGTTTCGACACCGCGCTCGCCACCGGCGGCGAGCCGCCGGCCGGGAGCGAGCCGCGATGA
- a CDS encoding potassium transporter Kup: MTETALKAAPPDTGKLATLTLGALGVVFGDIGTSPLYTLRECFGGDHGLPLTQDNILGIMSLVFWALVIVVTVKYVGFVMRADNKGEGGILSLLALASKTRPDASGRLTVLTALGLFGAALFYGDGMITPAMSVLSAVEGLGVAEPALQSAVVPLTVAIVIALFTIQSHGTSRVGALFGPIMLIWFLTLGILGLIEVIQQPGVLVAFNPAYAIAFFANNGIIGFLVLGAVVLAVTGGEALYADMGHFGRRPIQVAWLAVVLPALLLNYLGQCALLLSDPAAVRSPFYLLVPDWGLYPLVALSTAAAVIASQAVISGVFSLTRQAVQLGLCPRLDIRHTSNEEEGQIYIPRANWGLLAAVLGLVLVFQSSSRLAAAYGIAVTGNMIITTSLFLVVARRRWGWSLPLCLAIGAAFLMVEISFFAANAVKIPHGGWVPLVIACITLGLMATWRRGRAVLTRRLAEESLPLDAFIQRQAKKGDIHRVKGTAVFMTSSSNTVPIALLHNLKHNQVLHERVVFVTVLVDDVPRVPAKDRVLVEGLADGFYRITVRYGFSQEPNIPKALRLCKAFGLEFDVMATSFFLGRETLIPQMNSQMALWREKLFVVMSRTSVSATDFFKLPPNRVVELGTQVQL; this comes from the coding sequence ATGACTGAAACCGCTTTGAAGGCCGCGCCGCCCGACACAGGCAAGCTCGCGACGCTGACCCTGGGTGCCCTCGGGGTCGTTTTCGGCGACATCGGGACCAGCCCGCTCTACACGCTGCGCGAATGCTTCGGCGGCGACCACGGCCTGCCGCTGACCCAGGACAACATCCTGGGCATCATGTCCCTGGTGTTCTGGGCCCTGGTGATCGTCGTCACCGTGAAATATGTCGGCTTCGTCATGCGGGCCGACAACAAGGGCGAGGGCGGCATCCTCTCCCTTCTGGCTCTGGCGTCCAAGACGCGGCCGGACGCGTCGGGCCGGCTGACGGTCCTGACGGCGCTTGGCCTGTTCGGCGCCGCGCTGTTCTACGGCGACGGCATGATCACCCCGGCGATGTCGGTGCTCTCGGCGGTGGAGGGTTTGGGCGTGGCCGAGCCGGCCCTGCAATCCGCGGTCGTTCCCTTGACCGTCGCCATCGTCATCGCCCTGTTCACCATCCAGAGTCACGGCACCTCGCGCGTCGGCGCGCTGTTCGGGCCGATCATGCTGATTTGGTTCCTCACCCTCGGCATCCTCGGCCTGATCGAGGTGATCCAGCAGCCGGGCGTCCTGGTCGCCTTCAATCCGGCCTATGCCATCGCGTTTTTCGCGAACAACGGCATCATCGGCTTCCTGGTGCTGGGTGCCGTCGTGCTGGCGGTGACCGGCGGCGAGGCGCTCTACGCCGACATGGGCCATTTCGGCCGGCGGCCGATCCAGGTGGCGTGGCTGGCCGTGGTGCTTCCGGCGCTTCTGCTGAATTATCTGGGCCAATGCGCGCTTCTGCTGAGCGACCCGGCGGCGGTGCGCAGCCCCTTCTATCTGCTGGTCCCGGATTGGGGGCTCTATCCACTGGTAGCCCTGTCCACCGCCGCCGCCGTCATCGCCAGCCAGGCGGTGATCTCCGGCGTCTTCTCGCTCACCCGGCAGGCGGTGCAGCTGGGGCTCTGCCCCCGTCTCGACATCCGCCACACCTCCAACGAGGAGGAGGGGCAGATCTACATCCCCCGCGCCAATTGGGGCCTGCTGGCCGCCGTGCTCGGGCTGGTGCTGGTCTTCCAATCCTCCAGCCGCCTCGCCGCCGCCTATGGCATCGCGGTGACCGGCAACATGATCATCACCACCAGCCTGTTCCTGGTGGTGGCCCGCCGGCGCTGGGGATGGAGCCTGCCGCTCTGCCTCGCCATCGGCGCCGCCTTCCTGATGGTGGAAATCTCCTTCTTCGCCGCCAACGCGGTGAAGATCCCGCATGGCGGCTGGGTGCCGCTGGTGATCGCCTGCATCACGCTTGGGCTGATGGCGACCTGGCGCCGCGGCCGCGCCGTGCTGACCCGCCGGCTGGCCGAGGAATCGCTGCCGCTCGACGCCTTCATCCAGCGCCAGGCCAAGAAGGGCGATATCCACCGGGTGAAGGGAACGGCGGTCTTCATGACCTCCAGTTCCAACACGGTGCCGATCGCGCTGCTGCACAACCTGAAACACAATCAGGTCCTGCACGAGCGCGTCGTCTTCGTCACCGTGCTGGTGGATGACGTGCCGCGCGTCCCCGCCAAGGACCGCGTGCTGGTGGAGGGTCTGGCCGACGGCTTCTACCGCATCACCGTGCGCTACGGCTTCTCGCAGGAGCCGAACATTCCCAAGGCGCTGCGACTGTGCAAGGCCTTCGGGCTGGAGTTCGACGTGATGGCGACCTCCTTCTTCCTGGGCCGCGAGACGCTAATCCCGCAAATGAACTCCCAGATGGCGCTGTGGCGGGAAAAGCTGTTCGTGGTGATGTCGCGCACCTCGGTCAGCGCCACCGACTTCTTCAAGCTGCCGCCCAACCGCGTGGTGGAGCTGGGAACCCAGGTGCAGCTGTAG
- a CDS encoding membrane protein: MRERTADHGRRWLRGCAAAVALLAGPLLLSPLSATAASVPVRGGSHKDFGRMVFDWPGKVDFTATVDGSRLVVAFTEPIDAPLDRLVQALPDYLVAGRVEADGKTVSFNLKRPVAVKSFRNGNAVAIDLSPAAPGATQQAGTVAQPDAARTDVAKPVPSAGRVQVRGAERPDQSRLTFDWPAPVGYKVTRDGAAVTVAFDKGGSADLSAVARTPPRNIGNIESYRQPDGSLAVTFAVPQDAEVGDSASGKSVVLTVGNPGSRAGLPKSDGASPAMTAPASGSQGTVAGQGNQGTSQPMPPKNAVKDAIKEGGRDAPAAAASTSGRPAAAANAQAPASPSAAAPAPAPADAKSQPAAGPKGPVLTFETGGPAAIAVYPRAGQLYVVFDRPMPIGAGKLSGPGSELMGAVEPVPATGGTVFRTKIGPMVWPTVERQGTTWRILSSARPTDMGSAGDLRVEPDPDFLLGARLLVRAPDAANIVQFADPDVGDRIQVVPLPSPGQGMPEPHRYPDLEVMPSYQGVVVRPISDNVTVRAIKEGVELTTAGGLHMSTAADAGNPAVAPPAPTSPQSAPQPVPPQLAAAPVPVQPGGASSAMEPPKAAQPAQMQGRRLFNLPAWKHGDLDHFTEARQDLQLAVVNAPDSERPKAQLDLARFYFANGFGQETLGLLDVLQQNQPDLEGWPEFRALRGAARVLTGDLDGGEADLSIPSLAGNPEANLWRAAIAADRRDWPKAMAGFKASGQILNSYPDPMLGKLGLRAAEAALETRDTATAKRLFDRVIEHGGPDQEENPQTQYLRGLLYAQTGEIDQARQQLTAAYNSYDRLYRAKAGLALTNLELSEGKMSPTAAAEQLAGLTFTWRGDDLEMQIRSRMGEVLIAGGEYAKGFNTMKETAALVADTPRAEAITKEMSRIFADLFKDGAKRLPTLDAMQLYDQFRELTPVGEAGDEIIRQLAERLISIDLLNRAADLLQHQVEYRLSGLDKARVGTRLASIRLLDNKPEEALKALEMSNVAGLPADLAAERRLMQAKALAELNRGDEAMQLLAQDDSTNANLLRVDIAWKGQKWDAAALALNKVIGPPPAPGKPLDPNMSQLVLNRAVALALAGDGNGLNLLKKDFEGSMKGGPNEDAFRILTRPEQAMGLIDVSTIRSRVAEVDMFKKFLKEYRGGKQAPDKPTS, from the coding sequence GTGAGGGAGCGGACGGCCGATCATGGAAGGCGTTGGCTGCGCGGCTGTGCCGCGGCGGTGGCGCTGCTTGCCGGGCCGCTGCTGCTCTCCCCCCTGTCGGCGACCGCCGCCAGCGTGCCGGTGCGCGGCGGCAGCCACAAGGATTTCGGCCGGATGGTCTTCGATTGGCCGGGCAAGGTCGATTTCACCGCCACGGTCGACGGCAGCCGGCTGGTCGTCGCCTTCACCGAACCCATCGACGCTCCGCTGGACCGGCTGGTGCAGGCGCTGCCCGACTATCTGGTGGCCGGGCGGGTCGAGGCGGACGGCAAGACGGTGTCGTTCAATCTGAAGCGTCCCGTCGCCGTGAAAAGCTTCCGCAACGGCAATGCGGTCGCCATCGATCTCTCGCCCGCCGCGCCCGGAGCGACGCAGCAGGCGGGGACGGTGGCGCAGCCCGATGCGGCCAGGACGGATGTGGCCAAGCCGGTTCCGTCGGCCGGGCGGGTGCAGGTGCGGGGGGCCGAGCGGCCGGATCAGAGCCGGCTGACCTTCGACTGGCCGGCGCCTGTCGGCTACAAGGTCACGCGCGACGGCGCGGCGGTGACGGTCGCCTTCGACAAGGGCGGCAGCGCCGACCTGTCGGCGGTGGCCAGGACGCCGCCGCGCAACATCGGCAACATCGAATCCTACCGCCAGCCCGACGGATCGCTGGCCGTCACCTTCGCCGTGCCCCAGGATGCCGAGGTCGGCGACAGCGCGTCCGGCAAGTCGGTTGTGCTGACCGTCGGAAATCCCGGCTCCCGCGCCGGCCTGCCCAAGAGCGACGGTGCCTCACCGGCTATGACCGCACCCGCTTCCGGATCCCAGGGGACCGTCGCCGGGCAGGGGAATCAAGGCACCAGCCAGCCGATGCCGCCGAAGAACGCGGTGAAGGACGCCATCAAGGAGGGCGGCCGTGATGCGCCGGCCGCGGCGGCGTCGACCTCGGGCCGCCCGGCCGCCGCGGCGAATGCTCAGGCACCGGCGTCTCCATCGGCCGCCGCCCCCGCGCCGGCACCGGCGGACGCGAAGTCCCAGCCGGCCGCCGGGCCGAAGGGCCCGGTGCTGACCTTCGAGACCGGCGGCCCGGCGGCGATCGCCGTCTATCCGCGGGCGGGCCAGCTCTATGTCGTGTTCGACCGGCCGATGCCGATCGGCGCCGGCAAGCTCAGCGGTCCGGGCTCCGAACTGATGGGGGCGGTGGAGCCGGTGCCGGCGACCGGCGGCACCGTGTTCCGGACCAAGATCGGGCCGATGGTGTGGCCGACGGTGGAGCGGCAGGGCACGACATGGCGCATCCTGTCCTCCGCCCGGCCGACCGACATGGGCAGCGCCGGCGATCTGCGGGTGGAGCCGGATCCCGATTTCCTGCTGGGAGCCCGGCTGCTGGTGCGGGCGCCCGACGCCGCCAACATCGTGCAGTTCGCGGATCCCGACGTGGGCGACCGCATCCAGGTCGTCCCGCTGCCCAGCCCGGGGCAAGGCATGCCGGAACCCCACCGCTATCCGGATCTGGAGGTCATGCCGTCCTACCAGGGCGTGGTGGTGCGGCCGATCTCGGACAATGTGACGGTGCGGGCGATCAAGGAGGGGGTGGAACTGACCACCGCCGGCGGCCTGCATATGTCAACCGCCGCCGATGCCGGAAATCCGGCGGTGGCGCCGCCCGCTCCAACCTCGCCACAATCGGCTCCCCAGCCGGTTCCGCCGCAACTGGCCGCCGCCCCGGTGCCGGTTCAGCCCGGCGGCGCGTCGTCGGCGATGGAGCCGCCCAAGGCAGCCCAGCCCGCCCAGATGCAGGGCCGCCGGCTGTTCAACCTGCCGGCCTGGAAGCATGGCGACCTCGACCATTTCACCGAGGCGCGGCAGGATCTCCAGCTCGCCGTCGTCAATGCCCCGGATTCGGAGCGGCCGAAGGCGCAGCTCGACCTCGCGCGCTTCTATTTCGCCAACGGGTTCGGCCAGGAGACGCTCGGCCTGCTCGACGTCCTGCAACAGAATCAACCCGATCTGGAAGGCTGGCCCGAGTTCCGCGCCCTGCGCGGCGCCGCCCGCGTGCTGACCGGCGACCTCGACGGCGGGGAGGCGGACCTGTCGATCCCCTCGCTGGCCGGCAATCCCGAAGCCAACCTGTGGCGGGCCGCCATCGCCGCCGACCGCCGCGATTGGCCCAAGGCGATGGCCGGCTTCAAGGCGTCCGGCCAGATCCTCAACAGCTATCCGGACCCGATGCTCGGCAAGCTCGGCCTGCGGGCGGCGGAGGCGGCGCTGGAGACACGCGACACCGCGACCGCCAAGCGGCTGTTCGACCGGGTGATCGAACATGGCGGCCCGGACCAGGAGGAGAACCCGCAGACGCAATATCTGCGCGGGCTGCTCTATGCCCAGACCGGCGAGATCGATCAGGCGCGCCAGCAGCTGACCGCCGCCTACAACAGCTATGACCGGCTCTACCGCGCCAAGGCCGGGCTGGCGCTGACCAATCTGGAGCTGTCGGAAGGCAAGATGTCGCCGACCGCGGCGGCGGAGCAGCTGGCCGGCCTGACCTTCACCTGGCGCGGCGACGATCTGGAGATGCAAATCCGCTCGCGCATGGGCGAGGTGCTGATCGCCGGCGGCGAATATGCCAAGGGCTTCAACACGATGAAGGAAACGGCGGCCCTGGTCGCCGACACGCCGCGCGCCGAGGCGATCACCAAGGAGATGTCGCGCATCTTCGCCGATCTGTTCAAGGACGGGGCGAAGCGCCTGCCGACGCTCGACGCCATGCAGCTCTACGACCAGTTCCGCGAGCTGACCCCGGTGGGCGAGGCCGGTGACGAGATCATCCGGCAGCTGGCGGAACGGCTGATTTCCATCGATCTGCTGAACCGCGCCGCCGATCTGTTGCAGCATCAGGTCGAATACCGCCTGTCCGGGCTGGACAAGGCGCGGGTCGGCACGCGGCTGGCCTCCATCCGGCTGCTCGACAACAAGCCGGAGGAGGCGCTGAAGGCGTTGGAGATGTCCAATGTCGCCGGCCTGCCGGCCGATCTGGCCGCCGAGCGGCGGCTGATGCAGGCCAAGGCGCTGGCCGAGCTGAACCGTGGCGACGAGGCGATGCAGCTTCTGGCCCAGGACGACAGCACCAACGCCAATCTGCTGCGCGTCGACATCGCCTGGAAGGGGCAGAAGTGGGATGCGGCGGCGCTGGCGCTGAACAAGGTCATCGGCCCGCCGCCGGCTCCCGGCAAGCCGCTCGATCCCAACATGTCGCAACTGGTGTTGAACCGGGCGGTCGCGCTGGCGCTGGCCGGCGACGGCAATGGGCTGAACCTGCTGAAGAAGGATTTCGAAGGGTCGATGAAGGGCGGGCCGAACGAGGATGCCTTCCGCATTCTGACCCGCCCCGAACAGGCGATGGGCCTGATCGACGTCAGCACCATCCGCTCCCGCGTCGCGGAAGTGGATATGTTCAAGAAGTTCCTGAAGGAATATCGCGGCGGCAAGCAGGCGCCCGACAAGCCGACCTCGTGA
- the fliE gene encoding flagellar hook-basal body complex protein FliE: MINPLNAAAAYATTAAKTTGPGMAARDGASFGDVLEQAAKESIGTLKKSEDMSALATVGKADLNDVVQAVTNAEVTLQTVTAVRDKVLNAYQEILRMPM; the protein is encoded by the coding sequence ATGATCAATCCGCTGAACGCCGCCGCGGCCTACGCCACCACCGCCGCCAAGACGACCGGCCCCGGCATGGCCGCGCGCGACGGCGCCTCCTTCGGCGACGTGCTGGAGCAGGCGGCCAAGGAAAGCATCGGCACCCTGAAGAAGAGCGAGGACATGTCGGCCCTCGCCACCGTCGGCAAGGCCGACCTGAACGACGTCGTCCAGGCGGTGACCAACGCCGAGGTGACGCTGCAAACCGTCACCGCCGTGCGCGACAAGGTGCTGAACGCCTATCAGGAAATCCTGCGCATGCCGATGTGA
- the flgB gene encoding flagellar basal body rod protein FlgB — translation MDLGNLGIFKLMSRKMDWLTQRQEVLSQNIANADTPEYKGRDLKPFSFRDALSDNRRLTPVATSAGHLAGTRGAGGMAQEQKVRDPYETAPDGNNVVLEDQMMRMSQSSMDYQTITNLYKKQVAMIKSAIRSGS, via the coding sequence ATGGACCTCGGAAATCTCGGCATCTTCAAACTGATGTCGCGCAAGATGGACTGGTTGACCCAGCGTCAGGAGGTCCTGTCGCAGAACATCGCCAACGCCGACACGCCGGAGTACAAGGGCCGCGACCTGAAGCCCTTCAGCTTCCGCGACGCCTTGAGCGACAACCGGCGGCTGACCCCGGTGGCCACCAGCGCGGGGCATCTGGCGGGCACCCGCGGCGCCGGCGGCATGGCTCAGGAACAAAAGGTGCGCGACCCGTACGAGACGGCGCCGGACGGCAACAATGTTGTCCTGGAAGACCAGATGATGCGGATGAGCCAGAGCTCGATGGATTACCAGACCATCACCAACCTGTATAAGAAGCAGGTCGCGATGATCAAGTCGGCGATCCGGTCGGGCAGTTGA